In Pseudomonas lalkuanensis, the following are encoded in one genomic region:
- a CDS encoding substrate-binding periplasmic protein, translating to MFALLFLALGVCQAEPLRIGLESHDYLPYYRALPGKPAEGYAIAVLQLFASSQGLALELEALPINRLHRNLQTTDRLTLVFPDNPAWSRQLKGDARMHYSRPVIRVVDGSLVLREHLGRGVDSVRRLGTVRGFTPEAWQERLRDGQVQLVEASDIASLVRMLLRLRIDAIYANPEVLHHYLETSTNLGGDRLLLDPDLPLAQTAFHASSLKHPEVLEAFDRFLVEQSGELAQLRREHGLACGPSDLVEERPACQQPAKAP from the coding sequence ATGTTCGCGCTGCTGTTCCTGGCCCTCGGCGTCTGCCAAGCGGAGCCACTGCGCATCGGCCTGGAAAGCCACGACTACCTCCCTTATTACCGCGCCCTCCCCGGCAAGCCCGCCGAAGGCTATGCGATCGCTGTTCTGCAGCTCTTTGCCTCCAGCCAGGGCCTCGCCCTCGAACTGGAAGCCCTGCCGATCAACCGCCTGCACCGTAATCTGCAGACCACCGACCGGCTGACGCTGGTGTTCCCCGACAACCCCGCCTGGTCGCGCCAGCTCAAGGGCGATGCGCGCATGCATTACAGCCGTCCGGTGATCCGCGTGGTGGATGGCAGCCTGGTGCTGCGCGAACACCTGGGACGGGGTGTCGACTCGGTACGGCGCCTCGGCACCGTGCGCGGTTTCACCCCGGAAGCCTGGCAGGAACGCCTGCGTGACGGCCAGGTGCAGCTGGTGGAAGCCAGCGACATCGCCAGCCTGGTGCGCATGCTGCTGCGCCTGCGCATCGATGCCATCTACGCCAACCCGGAAGTGCTGCATCACTACCTGGAGACCAGCACCAACCTGGGTGGCGACCGCCTGTTGCTGGACCCGGATTTACCCCTGGCGCAGACCGCCTTCCACGCCAGCAGCCTGAAGCACCCGGAGGTACTCGAAGCCTTTGACCGCTTCCTGGTCGAGCAGAGTGGCGAGCTGGCGCAGCTGCGCCGCGAACACGGCCTGGCCTGCGGTCCCAGCGACCTGGTGGAAGAACGGCCCGCCTGCCAACAACCCGCCAAGGCGCCCTGA
- a CDS encoding acyl-CoA thioesterase has translation MEPGTAQLSMTVLMTPDMANFSGNVHGGTLLKYLDEVAYACASRYAGRYVVTLSVDQVIFREPIHVGELVTFLASVNYTGNTSMEVGIKVVTENIRERSVRHTNSCFFTMVALDDERRPAAVPPLQPASPDEKRRYAQAKQRRQIRQELEQRYQEMREGN, from the coding sequence ATGGAACCCGGAACCGCACAACTGTCGATGACCGTCCTGATGACCCCGGACATGGCCAATTTCTCCGGCAACGTCCACGGCGGCACCCTGCTCAAGTACCTCGATGAAGTGGCCTACGCCTGCGCCAGCCGCTACGCCGGCCGCTACGTCGTCACCCTCTCGGTGGACCAGGTGATCTTCCGCGAGCCCATTCACGTGGGCGAACTGGTCACCTTCCTCGCTTCGGTGAACTACACCGGCAACACCTCGATGGAAGTCGGTATCAAGGTGGTCACCGAGAACATCCGTGAGCGTTCGGTGCGCCACACCAACAGCTGCTTCTTCACCATGGTGGCCCTGGATGACGAGCGGCGCCCCGCTGCGGTTCCGCCGCTGCAGCCGGCATCCCCCGACGAAAAGCGCCGTTACGCCCAGGCCAAGCAGCGCCGCCAGATCCGCCAGGAACTGGAACAGCGCTACCAGGAAATGCGCGAGGGCAACTGA
- a CDS encoding mannan-binding lectin, producing MNATRTFRVAWLLVLMLACASPLLVAGPAQAASPACSASQDWITSPNPPSEIPEGSNADFCDFYQFAWQWFFQLVSPSTSDPSLRNFQVNANYPILQASGTNSCDPSQQAERVFVHREKPAAADTPFQIPDRTGQAGGGDTIFDQNGNVVFYEIRFSQSLCNIPQIQSALNYPSGTTELKSAWRIITDADKPDYFWIEANVDGVPGNELLGMVGFHMAIATALHPEFIWATFEHRSNVPECSNPATAPAGGWSFTSATCAVDNPPASCNMNQAQPSSSLTGTPSEICRVYHDGTDVSDHEASDNIADIDSLNTQIQGFLSALSSDNPMAVWQNYMNVGAIWENDVTQPSSNFSNQRGSMRLANTVMETTYQNVDPTQSFISNCFGCHNFNGSGNSNTIPWAKLSHIFDDVMQGQCTTPQDVQAGPIWNNGQAAQTCPQVCSNKGGWNGNWKTTEPGAMSVCGCCGG from the coding sequence ATGAACGCTACAAGGACATTCCGTGTCGCCTGGCTGCTGGTCCTGATGCTTGCCTGCGCCAGTCCCTTGCTGGTGGCCGGCCCGGCACAAGCGGCGAGCCCCGCCTGCAGTGCCAGCCAGGACTGGATCACCAGCCCCAACCCGCCCAGCGAGATACCCGAAGGCAGCAACGCAGACTTCTGCGACTTCTACCAGTTTGCCTGGCAATGGTTCTTCCAACTGGTCAGCCCATCGACCAGCGACCCCAGCCTGCGCAACTTCCAGGTCAACGCCAACTACCCGATCCTCCAGGCCAGCGGAACCAACTCCTGCGACCCGTCGCAGCAGGCCGAACGGGTGTTCGTGCACCGGGAGAAGCCCGCGGCCGCCGACACCCCCTTCCAGATTCCGGATCGCACCGGCCAGGCTGGTGGCGGCGACACCATCTTCGACCAGAACGGCAACGTGGTCTTCTACGAGATCCGCTTCAGCCAGAGCCTTTGCAACATCCCGCAGATCCAGAGCGCGCTGAACTACCCGAGTGGAACCACCGAGCTGAAGAGTGCGTGGCGAATCATCACGGATGCCGACAAACCCGACTACTTCTGGATCGAAGCCAACGTGGACGGTGTGCCGGGCAATGAACTGCTGGGCATGGTCGGATTCCACATGGCCATCGCCACCGCGCTGCACCCGGAGTTCATCTGGGCCACCTTCGAGCACCGCAGCAACGTGCCGGAATGCAGCAACCCGGCCACTGCGCCTGCAGGTGGCTGGTCCTTCACCAGCGCCACCTGCGCTGTGGATAACCCACCCGCGAGCTGCAACATGAACCAGGCGCAGCCGAGCTCCAGCCTCACCGGCACGCCTTCGGAAATCTGCCGGGTCTACCACGACGGCACCGATGTCTCGGACCACGAGGCCTCGGACAACATCGCCGACATCGATAGCCTCAATACCCAGATCCAGGGCTTCCTCTCGGCGCTGTCCAGCGACAATCCGATGGCCGTCTGGCAGAACTACATGAATGTCGGCGCCATCTGGGAGAACGACGTCACCCAGCCGTCCTCCAACTTCTCCAACCAGCGCGGCTCCATGCGCCTGGCCAACACCGTGATGGAAACCACCTACCAGAACGTGGACCCGACCCAGTCGTTCATCTCCAACTGCTTTGGTTGCCACAACTTCAATGGCAGCGGGAACAGCAACACCATCCCCTGGGCGAAGCTGAGCCACATCTTCGATGACGTGATGCAGGGCCAGTGCACCACGCCGCAGGACGTGCAGGCCGGTCCTATCTGGAACAACGGCCAGGCCGCGCAGACCTGTCCGCAGGTGTGCAGCAACAAGGGCGGCTGGAACGGTAACTGGAAGACCACGGAGCCCGGCGCCATGTCGGTCTGCGGTTGTTGCGGGGGATAA
- a CDS encoding copper chaperone PCu(A)C, which translates to MRKTLLALGALLSFSGTLAAHDYNLGSLHIEHPWAMAVPAVSPNGAAYLVIHNRGTDTDMLLGADTVRAGKTEIHEHLHKDGLMKMQKVEGGVAIPAGGQARFEQGGYHLMMFGLKQPLNDGDKFPMTLHFQKAGDLDVEVHVQTQAPAVTAEHQH; encoded by the coding sequence ATGCGCAAGACGTTGCTGGCCCTGGGGGCCCTGCTGAGCTTTTCCGGCACCCTGGCCGCCCATGACTACAACCTGGGTTCGCTGCACATCGAGCACCCCTGGGCCATGGCCGTGCCCGCGGTATCGCCCAACGGCGCCGCCTACCTGGTTATCCACAACAGGGGCACGGACACGGACATGCTGCTGGGTGCCGACACCGTCCGCGCCGGCAAGACCGAGATCCACGAGCATCTGCACAAGGACGGCCTGATGAAGATGCAGAAGGTCGAGGGTGGCGTGGCGATTCCCGCTGGCGGCCAAGCACGCTTCGAGCAGGGCGGCTACCACCTGATGATGTTCGGCCTGAAGCAGCCGCTGAACGATGGCGACAAGTTCCCCATGACCCTGCACTTCCAGAAGGCCGGCGACCTGGACGTGGAAGTCCACGTGCAGACGCAGGCACCGGCGGTTACCGCCGAGCACCAGCACTGA
- a CDS encoding PepSY-associated TM helix domain-containing protein, with amino-acid sequence MSANTVSFYNLAWRWHFYAGLFVIPFMIMLAVTGSIYLFKPQLDNLLYSDLMLVRPAGQALSADQQLDKLRQAYPQATVGQYLPPVDAEHSAQFVVSLDGRKTNLFLDPYSGQVLGTQDAQNNLQAIARSLHGTLLIGMVGDRLIELAAGWAIVLVVSGLYLWWPRGQGMRGVFWPRLANRGRLFWRDLHAVTGFWGSLVLLFMLLTGMTWTGFWGEKFADVWNRFPAAMWNEVPRSDQQARSLNTAADQTVAWAVENTPLPASDPHAAHKGRSATGMAAPSGQVSLQRVVDTAAERGVVPGYSITLPADETGVYSIAVFADDPRNDATLHLDQYSGKVLADIRWQDYGVVARSVEMGVVLHEGKFFGLANQLLMFAVCLLILLSSVSGLVMWWKRRPQGSLGVPPLRHDLPLWKTAVVIMIGLGIAFPLVGLSLLAIWALDWVVLSRIGGGKVVAD; translated from the coding sequence ATGTCGGCGAACACTGTCTCCTTTTACAACCTGGCGTGGCGCTGGCATTTCTATGCCGGGCTGTTCGTCATCCCCTTCATGATCATGCTCGCGGTTACCGGCAGCATCTATCTGTTCAAACCCCAGTTGGACAACCTGCTCTACAGCGATCTGATGCTGGTCCGCCCGGCCGGGCAGGCGCTCAGCGCCGACCAGCAGCTGGACAAGCTGCGCCAGGCCTACCCGCAGGCCACCGTCGGCCAGTACCTGCCGCCGGTGGACGCCGAGCACAGTGCGCAGTTCGTGGTCAGCCTCGACGGGCGCAAGACCAACCTGTTCCTCGACCCCTACAGCGGCCAGGTGCTGGGCACCCAGGACGCGCAGAACAACCTCCAGGCCATCGCCCGCTCGCTGCACGGCACCCTCTTGATCGGGATGGTCGGCGACCGGTTGATCGAACTGGCCGCCGGCTGGGCGATCGTCCTGGTGGTGTCCGGCCTTTACCTCTGGTGGCCTCGGGGCCAGGGCATGCGTGGCGTGTTCTGGCCGCGCCTGGCCAATCGCGGGCGGCTGTTCTGGCGGGACCTGCACGCGGTCACCGGTTTCTGGGGCTCGCTGGTACTGCTGTTCATGTTGCTCACCGGAATGACCTGGACCGGCTTCTGGGGCGAGAAATTCGCCGATGTGTGGAACCGCTTCCCCGCCGCCATGTGGAACGAGGTGCCCAGGTCCGACCAGCAGGCTCGCAGCCTGAACACCGCCGCCGACCAGACCGTGGCCTGGGCGGTGGAAAACACCCCGTTGCCGGCCTCCGATCCCCACGCTGCACACAAGGGGCGCAGCGCCACCGGCATGGCCGCGCCAAGCGGGCAGGTGAGCCTGCAGCGGGTGGTGGACACCGCCGCCGAGCGCGGTGTGGTACCGGGCTACAGCATCACCCTGCCGGCCGACGAGACCGGGGTTTACAGCATCGCGGTGTTCGCCGATGACCCGCGCAACGACGCGACCCTGCACCTGGACCAGTACAGCGGCAAGGTGCTGGCCGACATCCGCTGGCAGGACTACGGCGTGGTGGCCAGGAGCGTGGAAATGGGCGTGGTGCTGCACGAAGGCAAGTTCTTCGGCCTGGCCAACCAGCTGCTGATGTTCGCCGTCTGCCTGCTGATCCTGCTGAGCTCCGTGAGCGGCCTGGTGATGTGGTGGAAGCGCCGCCCGCAAGGCAGCCTGGGCGTACCGCCGTTGCGCCATGACCTGCCGTTGTGGAAAACCGCGGTGGTGATCATGATCGGCCTCGGCATCGCCTTCCCGCTGGTGGGGTTGTCCCTGCTGGCGATCTGGGCGCTGGACTGGGTGGTGCTGTCGCGCATTGGCGGCGGCAAGGTGGTGGCCGACTAG
- a CDS encoding DUF2946 domain-containing protein translates to MTYGRARQRGAWLGLLAMLLVLVGPLVSQARDMGQGGVPEWMGELACSAGHGGSSHQPAMPDHEMSWAKCGYCTLLFNSPALSPATLPGLDLAGLTSPHAALAPLAGHGGRAVFPGSLTRAPPFALS, encoded by the coding sequence GTGACCTACGGCAGAGCACGACAACGCGGCGCCTGGCTTGGCCTTCTGGCCATGCTGCTGGTGCTCGTCGGTCCGCTGGTTTCCCAGGCGCGGGACATGGGGCAGGGCGGCGTGCCCGAGTGGATGGGCGAGCTGGCCTGCTCCGCCGGGCACGGCGGTTCGAGCCACCAGCCGGCGATGCCCGACCACGAGATGTCCTGGGCCAAGTGCGGCTACTGCACCCTGCTGTTCAACTCCCCGGCCCTGAGCCCCGCCACCCTGCCCGGGTTGGACCTGGCCGGTCTCACCAGTCCGCATGCTGCGCTGGCGCCCCTTGCCGGCCACGGCGGACGGGCTGTCTTCCCTGGCTCGCTGACCCGCGCACCTCCCTTCGCGCTTTCCTGA
- a CDS encoding DUF3301 domain-containing protein produces MLSLADVFLLMLFAAGAAWLWRGHGVRERALVLAKQHCARLDVELLDGNVAFRRLAMVRDGKGNRRLARIYDFEFTVTGEQRLTGSIQMFGNHLGRIDVEAHPFRAEAQHDGKVIHMSEWRRSHPKADEQRRVD; encoded by the coding sequence ATGCTGAGCCTGGCTGACGTTTTCCTGCTGATGTTGTTCGCCGCCGGCGCGGCCTGGTTGTGGCGCGGGCACGGCGTGCGCGAGCGCGCCCTGGTGCTGGCCAAGCAGCACTGCGCGCGACTGGATGTGGAACTGCTGGACGGCAACGTCGCCTTCCGCCGCCTGGCGATGGTCCGCGACGGCAAGGGCAATCGCCGCCTGGCGCGTATCTACGACTTCGAGTTCACCGTGACCGGCGAGCAGCGCCTGACCGGGAGCATCCAGATGTTCGGCAACCACCTGGGCCGCATCGATGTCGAAGCCCATCCCTTCCGGGCCGAAGCCCAGCACGACGGCAAGGTCATCCACATGAGCGAGTGGCGGCGCAGCCACCCCAAAGCGGACGAGCAGCGACGGGTGGATTAG
- a CDS encoding alpha/beta fold hydrolase, with protein MQLIPWSHSSSAGFTLRGWHTPASGKPLLHFLHGNGFCGRTYTPMLEVLVEDFDLWLCDIQGHGDSDHGGRFLGWNRNAELAVEAFEAGRGQFGEVPRMAVGHSFGGVLSSLILARHPELFRRAVLLDPVIFTPTMVGAMAFSEVLGLHRRTTMASRARARRSHWADREAAWNGLHGRGIFKGWTEEALRGYVEHAIKAVDNGVELKCRPSREAEIFSSFPKRLWPSLGRIVTPTLILHGQHSYPFVAKSVARLTALNGHVSAQVVEGGHCFMQEYPQASAERVTEFLLRG; from the coding sequence ATGCAATTGATCCCCTGGTCCCACTCCTCTTCCGCCGGATTCACTCTGCGCGGCTGGCACACGCCGGCCTCCGGCAAGCCGCTCCTGCACTTTCTCCATGGCAACGGTTTCTGTGGCCGCACCTATACGCCGATGCTGGAGGTCCTGGTCGAGGACTTCGATCTCTGGCTCTGCGACATCCAGGGCCATGGCGACAGCGACCATGGTGGTCGCTTCCTGGGCTGGAACCGCAATGCCGAGCTGGCTGTGGAAGCCTTCGAGGCCGGGCGCGGGCAGTTTGGCGAGGTCCCGCGGATGGCGGTGGGGCACAGCTTCGGCGGGGTGCTGAGCAGCCTGATCCTCGCCCGCCATCCCGAGCTGTTCCGCCGCGCCGTATTGCTCGACCCGGTGATCTTCACCCCGACCATGGTCGGAGCCATGGCCTTTTCCGAAGTGCTTGGCCTGCATCGCCGCACCACCATGGCCAGCCGCGCGCGTGCCCGGCGCAGCCACTGGGCCGACCGCGAGGCAGCGTGGAACGGCCTGCATGGCCGCGGCATCTTCAAGGGCTGGACCGAAGAGGCGCTGCGGGGCTATGTGGAGCACGCCATCAAGGCTGTGGATAACGGCGTCGAACTGAAGTGCCGGCCGAGTCGCGAAGCGGAGATCTTCAGTTCTTTCCCCAAGCGCCTGTGGCCGTCGCTGGGCCGCATCGTCACGCCGACCCTGATCCTCCACGGGCAGCACAGCTATCCCTTCGTGGCCAAGTCAGTGGCACGCCTGACCGCGCTCAATGGCCATGTCAGCGCCCAGGTGGTGGAGGGAGGTCACTGCTTCATGCAGGAATATCCACAGGCCAGCGCCGAGCGCGTGACCGAGTTTCTATTGCGTGGATGA
- a CDS encoding ATP-binding protein, with translation MHLAGRQAERQALRDEGEQAREQLTLYAGSLRTLIDRFRALPAVLALDPELRGTLGGPVDNAAQHMLNLKLEQMNRAAGSTTLELLDREGLAVAASNWRLPTSFVGHNYGFRPYFVEARRLGSGRFYAVGVTSGIPGYFLASAVRGAEDTFIGAIVVKLEFPELEQEWGQRSDIILVSDARGVVFIANQPGWRYRELQPISAEGRAEMAATRQYDKQPLAPLIHSTRINFGDDSRLVRVEGPDGPRDYLWESLPLPSEGWTLHLLRTPQEAASSARAASLAAGGAWLAVFFLVLFLHQRWRLARIRQRSREELEQLVEQRTAALRTAQDGLIQAAKLAALGQMSTALAHEINQPLTALQMHLASLRLMLDNGQLEQARKALGRHDELLQRMASLTGHLKTYARKTPGGLRECLELGSVVDKSLQLLAPNLRDAKVRISQELAVPAWVSGDAIRLEQVLVNLLRNALDAVAGEADPQLWITLRRDGDHWVLEVADNGGGIAEDDLQRVFDPFFTTKPAGAGLGIGLAVSYAIVHELGGTLSAANQGEGALFSLRLPVDKTREELP, from the coding sequence ATGCACCTGGCTGGCCGCCAGGCCGAACGACAGGCACTGCGCGACGAAGGTGAACAGGCCCGCGAGCAACTGACCCTGTATGCCGGCAGCCTGCGCACGCTGATCGACCGTTTCCGCGCCCTGCCCGCCGTTCTGGCGCTGGACCCGGAGTTGCGCGGCACCTTGGGCGGACCTGTGGATAACGCCGCACAACACATGCTCAACCTCAAGCTGGAGCAGATGAACCGCGCCGCAGGCTCCACCACCCTGGAACTGCTGGACCGCGAGGGCCTGGCCGTGGCCGCCAGCAACTGGCGCCTGCCCACCAGCTTCGTCGGCCACAACTACGGCTTTCGCCCCTACTTCGTCGAGGCTCGACGCCTGGGCAGCGGCCGCTTCTACGCAGTGGGCGTGACCAGCGGGATTCCCGGCTACTTCCTCGCCAGCGCCGTGCGCGGCGCGGAGGACACCTTCATCGGCGCCATCGTGGTGAAGCTGGAATTTCCCGAACTGGAGCAGGAATGGGGACAGCGTTCGGACATCATCCTGGTCAGCGACGCCCGTGGCGTGGTGTTCATCGCCAACCAGCCCGGATGGCGCTACCGCGAGCTGCAACCCATCTCCGCCGAGGGCCGCGCCGAGATGGCGGCGACCCGGCAGTATGACAAACAGCCACTGGCACCACTTATCCACAGCACCCGGATCAATTTCGGCGATGACAGCCGGCTGGTCCGGGTCGAAGGACCTGATGGCCCCCGAGACTACCTCTGGGAAAGCCTGCCGCTGCCCAGCGAAGGCTGGACCCTGCACCTGCTGCGCACCCCGCAGGAGGCCGCCAGCAGCGCCCGCGCCGCCAGCCTTGCTGCCGGGGGCGCGTGGCTGGCGGTGTTCTTCCTGGTGCTGTTCCTGCACCAGCGCTGGCGCCTGGCACGCATCCGCCAGCGCAGCCGGGAGGAGCTGGAGCAATTGGTGGAACAACGCACAGCCGCCCTGCGCACCGCCCAGGACGGACTGATCCAGGCCGCCAAGCTGGCCGCACTCGGACAGATGTCCACAGCCCTGGCCCACGAAATCAACCAGCCGCTCACCGCCCTGCAGATGCACCTGGCGAGCCTGCGCCTGATGCTCGACAACGGCCAGTTGGAGCAGGCCCGCAAAGCCCTGGGGCGCCATGACGAACTCCTGCAGCGCATGGCTTCCCTCACTGGCCATCTGAAGACCTACGCGCGCAAGACGCCCGGCGGCCTGCGCGAGTGCCTGGAGCTGGGCAGCGTTGTGGATAAATCCCTGCAACTGCTGGCACCCAACCTGCGCGACGCGAAGGTGCGGATCAGCCAGGAGCTGGCGGTGCCGGCCTGGGTTTCGGGCGACGCCATTCGCCTGGAGCAGGTGCTGGTCAACTTGCTGCGCAACGCCCTGGACGCGGTGGCCGGCGAGGCCGATCCACAATTGTGGATAACCCTGCGACGGGACGGCGACCACTGGGTGCTGGAAGTGGCCGACAACGGCGGCGGCATCGCGGAAGACGACCTGCAACGGGTCTTCGACCCCTTCTTCACCACCAAGCCGGCGGGTGCTGGCCTTGGAATCGGACTGGCGGTGTCCTACGCCATCGTCCATGAACTGGGCGGCACCCTGAGCGCCGCCAACCAGGGCGAGGGCGCGCTGTTCAGCCTGCGCCTGCCTGTGGATAAGACCAGAGAGGAACTGCCATGA
- a CDS encoding sigma-54-dependent transcriptional regulator encodes MTVQVIFVDDEAAIRDAVREWLELSGFEVRVESSAEDCLKHLDAEFPGVVISDLRMPGMDGMGLLQAVQALDRELPFLMVTGHGDVPQAVEAMRLGAYDFIEKPFTAERLLESLRRALEKRRLVQENRRLRIQAELKDQLDGRLLGVSRPMVQLRRKVLDLAATPVNVLLRGDTGAGKEMVARCLHDFGPRAGKPFVALNCAAIPENLFESELFGHESGAFTGAQGKRIGKIEHAHGGTLFLDEIESMPLAQQVKLLRVLQEQRLERLGSNQSIAVDIRVVAATKPDLRDEVRAGRFREDLLYRLNVAELQLPALRERREDVPLLFEHFARQASERLGRPQPTLTPAELAQLLAHDWPGNVRELANAAERHVLGLSTGQADRAEGEPSLAELMEAYEAQCLRQALARCQGDIRAVMDLLRLPRRTLNEKMVRHGLARSEFLPGEDE; translated from the coding sequence ATGACAGTCCAGGTGATCTTCGTCGACGACGAAGCGGCCATCCGTGACGCGGTGCGCGAGTGGCTGGAGCTCTCCGGCTTCGAGGTGCGGGTGGAATCCAGCGCCGAGGATTGCCTGAAGCACCTCGATGCGGAATTCCCCGGTGTGGTCATCAGCGACCTGCGCATGCCCGGCATGGATGGGATGGGCCTGCTCCAGGCCGTGCAGGCGCTGGACCGCGAGCTGCCGTTCCTGATGGTCACCGGTCACGGCGACGTGCCCCAGGCAGTGGAGGCCATGCGCCTGGGCGCCTATGACTTCATCGAGAAACCCTTCACCGCCGAGCGCCTGCTGGAAAGCCTGCGCCGCGCCCTGGAAAAGCGCCGGCTGGTCCAGGAGAACCGTCGCCTGCGGATCCAGGCGGAGCTCAAGGACCAGCTCGACGGCCGCCTGCTGGGCGTCTCCAGGCCCATGGTGCAATTGCGCCGCAAGGTGCTGGACCTGGCCGCCACACCGGTCAATGTCCTGCTGCGCGGCGACACCGGCGCCGGCAAGGAAATGGTCGCGCGCTGCCTGCACGACTTCGGCCCCCGCGCCGGCAAGCCCTTCGTGGCGCTGAACTGCGCGGCCATTCCGGAGAACCTCTTCGAGAGTGAGCTGTTCGGCCATGAAAGCGGCGCCTTCACCGGCGCCCAGGGCAAGCGCATCGGCAAGATCGAGCATGCCCACGGCGGCACCCTGTTCCTCGACGAGATCGAAAGCATGCCGCTCGCGCAGCAGGTGAAGCTGCTGCGGGTGCTGCAGGAGCAGCGCCTGGAACGCCTGGGTTCGAACCAGAGCATCGCTGTGGATATCCGCGTGGTGGCCGCCACCAAACCGGACCTGCGCGACGAAGTCCGTGCCGGACGTTTCCGCGAAGACCTGCTTTACCGCCTGAATGTCGCCGAACTGCAACTGCCCGCGCTGCGCGAGCGACGCGAGGACGTTCCCCTGCTGTTCGAGCATTTCGCCCGCCAGGCCAGCGAGCGCCTGGGCCGGCCGCAACCGACGCTGACACCCGCCGAGCTGGCCCAGTTGCTGGCCCACGACTGGCCGGGCAACGTGCGCGAGCTGGCCAACGCCGCCGAACGCCACGTGCTGGGGTTATCCACAGGCCAGGCTGATCGGGCCGAAGGGGAACCTTCGCTGGCTGAACTGATGGAAGCCTACGAGGCGCAATGCCTGCGTCAGGCCCTGGCGCGCTGCCAGGGCGACATCAGGGCGGTGATGGACCTGCTGCGCCTGCCGCGCCGCACCCTCAACGAGAAGATGGTCCGTCACGGCCTGGCGCGCAGTGAGTTCCTGCCCGGTGAGGATGAGTGA
- a CDS encoding MFS transporter, whose translation MDNSSTLAASAEPRTTSQRIKSIFSGSVGNLVEWYDWYVYAAFSLYFAKAFFPQGDMTAQLLNTAAIFAVGFLMRPIGGWLMGIYADRKGRKAALLASVLLMCFGSLIIALTPSYETIGVAAPILLVVARLLQGLSVGGEYGTSATYLSEMATKEQRGFFSSFQYVTLISGQLIALAVLIILQQTLTTEQLESWGWRVPFFIGALCAVVAMFLRRGMEETDSFTKKKDKPKESLLRTLLRHPKEVLTVVGLTMGGTLAFYTYTTYMQKYLVNTVGMSKDDSTMISAATLFLFMLLQPIVGGLSDKIGRRPILIAFGVMGTLFTYPILSTLHSIETWWGAFFLIMAALIIVSGYTSINAVVKAELFPTEIRALGVGLPYALTVSIFGGTAEYVALWFKSIGMESGFYWYVTACIACSLLVYVFMKDTRTHSRMNQD comes from the coding sequence ATGGATAACTCCAGCACCCTGGCTGCCTCTGCAGAACCCCGCACGACATCGCAACGCATCAAATCGATTTTCAGTGGCTCGGTAGGCAACCTGGTCGAGTGGTACGACTGGTACGTCTACGCGGCCTTCTCACTGTACTTCGCCAAGGCATTCTTCCCCCAGGGCGACATGACCGCCCAACTGCTCAACACCGCCGCGATCTTCGCCGTGGGCTTCCTGATGCGCCCCATCGGCGGTTGGCTGATGGGCATCTACGCCGACCGCAAGGGCCGCAAGGCTGCCCTGCTGGCCTCGGTGCTGCTGATGTGCTTCGGCTCGCTGATCATCGCCCTGACCCCCAGCTACGAGACCATCGGCGTCGCCGCACCGATCCTGCTGGTGGTCGCTCGCCTGCTGCAGGGCCTCTCGGTAGGCGGTGAATACGGGACCTCGGCCACTTACCTGTCGGAGATGGCGACCAAGGAACAACGTGGCTTCTTCTCCAGCTTCCAGTACGTGACCCTGATTTCCGGCCAGCTCATCGCCCTGGCCGTGCTGATCATCCTCCAGCAGACCCTGACCACCGAGCAGCTGGAAAGCTGGGGCTGGCGCGTGCCCTTCTTCATCGGCGCCCTGTGCGCGGTGGTCGCCATGTTCCTGCGTCGTGGCATGGAAGAGACCGATTCCTTCACCAAGAAAAAGGACAAGCCGAAGGAAAGCCTGCTGCGTACCCTGCTGCGCCACCCGAAGGAAGTACTGACCGTAGTCGGCCTGACCATGGGCGGCACCCTGGCCTTCTACACCTACACCACCTACATGCAGAAGTACCTGGTGAACACCGTGGGCATGAGCAAGGACGACTCGACCATGATCTCGGCCGCCACGCTGTTCCTGTTCATGCTGCTGCAACCCATCGTCGGCGGGCTTTCCGACAAGATCGGCCGTCGCCCGATCCTGATTGCCTTCGGTGTGATGGGCACCTTGTTCACCTACCCGATCCTGAGCACCCTGCACAGCATCGAAACCTGGTGGGGTGCGTTCTTCCTGATCATGGCGGCGCTGATCATCGTCAGCGGCTACACCTCGATCAACGCCGTGGTGAAGGCCGAGCTGTTCCCTACCGAGATCCGCGCCCTGGGCGTGGGCCTGCCCTACGCGCTCACCGTGTCCATCTTCGGCGGCACCGCCGAGTACGTGGCCCTGTGGTTCAAGAGCATCGGCATGGAAAGCGGCTTCTACTGGTACGTCACCGCGTGCATCGCCTGCTCGCTGCTGGTGTACGTGTTCATGAAGGACACCCGCACCCATTCGCGGATGAACCAGGACTGA